The Lycium barbarum isolate Lr01 chromosome 10, ASM1917538v2, whole genome shotgun sequence genome includes a region encoding these proteins:
- the LOC132613969 gene encoding serine carboxypeptidase-like 18, with protein sequence MILRYYVQCVPQHRSTVEFLPGFDGPLPFYLETGYIGLGKSKEVQLFYYFVMSESDPKKDPILLWLSGGPGCSSFTGLAYEVGPLSFAQKTFNGSLPILVSTPYSLTKFASIIFLDQPVNTGFSYATTSTSSKCTDIQACNYVYEFLLKWFNDHAEFISNPFYVSGDSYAGIIVPVIVQLISDGNEAGNKPLINLKVLLSLSFHVTMYLLNGKEKGFKFASVVSSIT encoded by the exons ATGATTCTGCGATATTATGTACAATGTGTTCCTCAGCATCGTTCAACTGTTGAGTTTCTTCCTGGTTTTGATGGCCCTCTTCCTTTCTATCTTGAGACCGG ATATATTGGACTTGGCAAATCCAAGGAAGTGCAACTATTCTATTACTTCGTTATGTCAGAATCCGACCCGAAAAAAGACCCGATCCTGTTATGGCTATCGGGAGGGCCTGGTTGCTCATCCTTCACAGGGCTGGCTTATGAAGTTG GTCCATTGTCTTTTGCCCAAAAAACATTCAATGGAAGCCTACCGATTCTCGTTTCAACTCCATATTCTTTGACAAAG TTTGCAAGCATAATTTTCTTGGACCAGCCAGTAAATACTGGATTCTCTTATGCAACAACTTCAACATCATCCAAGTGTACTGATATACAAGCATGCAATTATGTCTATGAGTTTCTACTAAAG TGGTTCAATGATCATGCAGAATTTATTTCGAACCCTTTCTATGTTTCTGGGGACTCATATGCAGGCATTATAGTGCCAGTTATTGTTCAACTAATATCAGatg GAAATGAAGCAGGCAACAAGCCATTAATCAACCTTAAGGTTTTATTATCCCTTTCCTTTCATGTAACAATGTATCTCCTAAATGGAAAAGAGAAAGGGTTTAAATTTGCTTCTGTAGTATCCTCAATTACTTAA
- the LOC132613968 gene encoding protein RER1A-like codes for MEELIDDVKHWIAMLWSLVSTLFQRYFDTADLAITHALGVTWSIVSYPYYRISSVYQHYFLDKISPYGLYRWIVTAALAILYGLRVCVRGFYPGTYLVLFHFSGILCKFLSPHGLPDPDDDGPVLPIKGPLIRQLPEFNFWYAASIDLCLVFTMTFFPVVDVEGCWPLVFIAWCLVYGYKMVGVIFKSKRYKYNPFTLKEQKVAGKGHQEVAAAPVKGHQDVAAASGILISV; via the exons ATGGAGGAGCTTATTGATGATGTGAAGCATTGGATTGCTATGCTTTGGAGTCTTGTGTCAACCCTTTTCCAGCGTTACTTTGATACTGCGGACTTGGCAATTACTCATGCTCTTGGGGTTACTTGGAGTATTGTATCATACCCTTACTACAGGATCTCAAGTGTTTACCAGCATTACTTTTTGGATAAAATCAGTCCTTATGGCCTGTATAGGTGGATTGTAACTGCTGCCTTGGCTATCCTTTATGGTCTTAGGGTTTGTGTTCGAGGATTCTACCCAGGCACATATTTAGTGTTGTTCCACTTCTCTGGAATTCTCTGTAAATTTCTGTCCCCTCATGGACTACCTGATCCTGATGATGATGGACCTGTCTTGCCAATTAAAGGTCCTCTCATTCGTCAACTTCCCGAGTTTAACTTCTG GTATGCCGCATCAATAGATCTCTGTCTGGTATTTACCATGACTTTTTTTCCCGTAGTTGATGTTGAAGGTTGCTGGCCTCTCGTTTTTATTGCCTGGTGTCTAGTATACGGCTATAAAATGGTTGGTGTAATTTTCAAGTCGAAGAGATACAAATACAACCCATTTACCCTTAAAGAGCAG AAAGTGGCTGGAAAAGGACACCAGGAAGTGGCAGCAGCACCTGTGAAAGGACATCAGGATGTGGCAGCAGCATCTGGAATACTGATTTCTGTTTAA